One Coffea eugenioides isolate CCC68of chromosome 2, Ceug_1.0, whole genome shotgun sequence genomic window, gttgaatcTGAATTGGTTCGATCCTCAATTCATCTGGATACTGGATCATAGAGGCTaaggtggccaaagcatcagcaaatgcgtttcgggctcgcgggagatgtctgaactccaaattttgaaattgctttGCCAGAGTGAGCAAACTACTATGGTagggcaaaatttttgaatccttggttatccactgcttcAAGGTTTGGTGcacgagcaaatctgaatcactgaaagctatcaactctttgatttccatttctaaagcaattttgagacaaaaaatgcaggcttcatattcagccatgttgtttgtacaagcaaattgcaatttggaagcggcagggtagtgcttcccttcgggtgaaaccaaaacagctccaattccagctccgagagaattcgaagctccatcgaagaaaagcctccattcagggctTTGCTCACTTATATCGTCCGTGGCGCCTACAAATAAGACTTTCTCATCAGGGAAATAAGTATGAAGtggttgataatcatcatcccttggattttctgccaaatgatcagctatagcttgccccttgacggccttctgtgaagtgaaaacaatatcgaactctgagagaattatctgccatttagccagacgtccagttagcatcggcttctccaagagatacttcaaaggatcagatcgggaaataagataagtggtatggctcaacaggtAGTGTCTCAGCTTTTGAGCAGCCCAGGCCAATGTacagcagcttttctcaatgaatgaataattagcctcatactgcgtgaacttcttgcttagatagtaaatggcttgcTCCTTCCTTCCAGAGTCATCATGCTGCCCGAGGACACAACCAACTGCTTCTTCAAGCACAGATAGGTACATGATTAATGGTCGACCTGGCTTGGGTGGCACCAAGACTGGCGGATGTAACAAATAGTCCTTGATTTTATCAAAAGCTTGTTGGCATTCTTCACTCCAGTACAAAggcacattctttctcaacaatttgaacaacggctcgcaTGTGGCAGTCAACTGGGCAATGAATCTCCCAATAAAATTGATCTTTCCTAAGAAACTTTTCACGTCTttctgagttttcggcactggcatatctcgaattgccttaatttttgctggatctatctctatgcctctCTTACTAATAATGAAGCCCAACAATTTACCAGCTGGTGCCCCAAAGgcgcatttcgcaggatttagcttcaaattgtactttcgCAACCTTTCGAACAGcttcttcaaatcaaccaaatggttCTCTGCtcttttagacttgattatgatgtcatccacgtagacctccatctcccggtggatcatatcatgaaacagGGTGGTCATGGTCCTTTGATACGTAGCTCCGGCATTCTTTAGACCAAATGGCATCACTCGGTAGCAAAACGTGCCCCAAGGGGTGATAAAAGCagtcttctccctatcctcttctgccatcaaaatcTGGTGGTATCCAGCGAAACAATCacaaaaagattcaatctcatgcCCAGCGGTATTGTCCAGGAGAATGTGAATATTTGGcagaggaaaatcatctttaggactggcctTATTGAGGTCTCTGTAATCAACACAAACTCGTacctctccattcttttttggaacagggactggattcgaaagccaaatagggtaatgggaaacaatgataatgttggttttgagttgtttttcgatttgctcttttattttgaggctcatatctggtttgaattttcgggatttttgttttacgggtggaaaagtaGGGTCTGTGGGCAACTTATGCACTACCACATCAGTTGAAataccagtcatatcatcataggaccatgcaaatacatcctggaacacagtcaagaattcaagcatctcctttttctgcctctcattcaaatgaatactaatttgcacctccttaacttcatctttagtgccaatgttaaccttttctgtttcttccaggttcggttttggtttctcctcatattgttcaaaatcctttgcaaaagaatcgaatacctcctcattatcactctcgctttggagctCGGATTCCCAGacctccaagtcgtgagtgatatagagattgccattattgaattccagaatagtgatatccaaagggtcaaatggttttatttttggccatctgaaagaattaacgaatgtgggataataagcaaacaaatatacaacaaacaaatgaacaagcaatatgacagaaatataaacaaaacaacatgacaagaacaacttgtgcattttcataaaccctttgattgaaagcgaaaaaccaaaaaacaagcgggaatgaaatgaaaacttaacaatattttcACGTGCAAACTTTAGTCAAAggtaaagatgctttcattagctatttacagatgcagaAGTATTTTCAGGAATTCGTATGAATGACAAACCCCTTTaagtttaccgaaactccttccgaaTGGGCAGAaactcggctgtccaattggaaATGGATCCTTCAGGGACGTCGGGAAACTCGGCCTCAGCTGGGAAACTGTCTTCAAATGTcgccccaacgaacaattgggccaaactagTTTCGATTCCGTCAACTGGGTTAATCTCTGATGTGATCACCTCGGTCGGTCGTGGAAAAGTATAATGCAGTGGTGGAATATCAAGGGCCCTTGGCCTGCCTTCTTTCTCTGCTCTCTTGCattccttcatttctttgatGTCTCTAGCGgttggtcggaaacccaaaccgaATGAATCCTTTTTCTCCACAATTTTCACTGGCTTCAGAATTCCTTGCAGATCACGTCCCAGCCCTTTATCAAACTCATATCCTCCGCGgatcatttccttagccatcatgacactggccttTGACAAAGCTCGTTCCTCTTTTGTTATCCAACTTACGGAGACGATATCAGCTGTGCTATGAGGGGTTACTATGGCGCTTCGGCTACCATCTTCTTTGGACCCAGAATCAGCAATCACGAGGCAATCCTCCTCGGCAAAGATAGTTATCAATTTGTCATTTACTATGAATTTCAACAATTGATGCAATGAAGAAGGCACAGCTCCGGACTTATGAATCCACGGCCTTCCAACCAAAACATTATAAACACTAGGAAAATGCATGACTTGGCAAGCTATCTGAAACTGTGCGGGCCCCATCTCGATGACTAAATCCACTTCTCCTATAGGTTCCCTTcgtgctccatcaaaacctctaACTATGGTCCCTGAGGGCCTCAGCTTGATATCTTGCAACCCTAGCTTTTCCAAGGTACTCCAAGGGCAGATATTAAGCGCAGATCCATTGTCAATCAACACCTTTGGCAAAATTTTCCCGTTGCAACTCACAGCTATGTACAGagccttgttatgtccaatgcctttTGCCGGTAATTCATCATCAGAGAAAgtaatttgttttgtaaataacaCACTCCCAACCACATGTGAGAAATTAGCAACCGAAATGTccttagggatttgagctttggTCAGCATTTCGAGCAACGCATCCCTATGCATATCCGAAGAAAAGAGCAGATCCAACATGGATATTTGGGCGGGCGACTTGCTTAGCTTCTCGACTACAATATATTCACTTCTTtggagccttttaagaaaatccaaggcTTCCTTCTCAGTAACTGTTGGTTTAGCAGGCAGCTCGGGGTTATTTACTTGAATCGGAACGGTAGCTCCAAACGGACTTGCAATCCTCCCAGATCTGGTGACCACTGACACCTCTTCTTTGGCAACTGACTTTTCTCCAATTTGTATGACAGGTTCATTGTAGTTCCACGGTACTCGCTGCAAACTCAAAACAGGCTCCTGCTCTGGGAATTCGATGACCACTGGCTCCAAAGCCTTGCTCTCAGCTAGAGtgagatccaaaataaaaggtCTTTTATCCTCCTCAAATGGCACCTCCATTATAAATggttggtctgtgaccccaaacacCTCAGCTTCCCTTGCCAATTTCTGGACTTGCTCCTCATACTCTGCGTCGTCCAGAATGACCCCAATGGTATTAGCGTGTTCAGGCAAGGGGTTCCTATTTATATTCGTCCCTTGTGCCTCCTTTTTCCTAATTACAATCTCTCTGgcttcaatcatatcttgaattcTATGCTTAAGAGCCTTGCAATCAACAGTCGAATGTCCGGGtgcccctgaatgataagcacagacagcttgTGGGTTATACCAAGCGGGCATGCCATATGGataggtaggagggggtaccataccaattttcccggcggccttCAATTGGTCTAGAGGCCTGCCTGAATTGGTAAATGTATGGTTAGGgggtcggttgtaaggttcaggaggttgaggatggctgtaaacaggtctatttgggGGAGGAAATCAtgggttatatggagggcgaggtcggttttggggtggatttggttgagagatttgaaaaggggctaaaggtgggttaggataacttgggcgaggtcgagggtgatggatattggtagtatatacatggtgcgggtttgaataataagggtaatgtggttggtaggttggattgtgttggtatcggggtTTGGGTGAAGGGTTCTGGTCCCAGATAAAAGTTgcatccccctctttctttttaaactgcGGCTTCTTTCCACTGCTTCCTTGCCCTTGCAAAGCTTCTACCTGTGATTTTAGGGCAGAGATGTTAACAATTTTTCCGGCtctcacaaaatcatcatactcTTCGAGTTTATTCACAATCGCAGCAAATGTACACCCAGTCATACGGAAGATTTCTTCGAAgtatggaggatcatgcgcctttatgaaagtgcgaataatttcatcttcGGTCATCGGAGGCTCAACCTTGGCAGCTATCTTTCTCCATCTTTTGGcgtatgtcttatgatcttcagatggtcgcCTCTTCGTGCCTTCCAAAGTAGTTCGGGTCGGTGCTAGCtcacagttatactcatattgtctGATGAAGGCGTTGGATAGATCAAGCCAAGTCTTCACCTCCTTTggctttaagtttgaataccAATCGAGGGCGTCTCCTTCTAGACTCTCTGGAAATAACCTTAATGGCAAGTTTTCGTCATCCACCGGtctgcccaacttgttggcaaacaaatgCAAGTGTGTCTTCGGGTTGCCCGTACCATCATATTTATTGAACTTCGGGGTCTTGAATCCCACGGGCAGCTGCACATTTGGAAACAGGCACAGATCATCATAGTCTAAcaccccttgcttgcttaaaccttggcttttcctgatgaactcatcgaaacgatccaaccgcttaagtaacttcatatcaaccggggcagacgactctcccacttctggcttggtttgaacagtgtGCTCCGGCACAACAGGCTCTGCAGTAGTCTGATAGAAAAGCTTGTGGATCCGGAGGCATGTTTGGACCACCTTGACCaccttgaggctgaaatccttgccCATAGGGAGGATAGAATGGAAGATTTTGAGTGTAAGTATACTGCGGGTTGAAAACTCcctcaaaagcggtttgaattggaggaatgacaaatggttcggattccgGTTGTTTGACGGGCGGAGGCTCGGgctgcactccgctactaatgagctcgtcgatcaacttcttttgggctgccatttcagatgccatttccccaaatttggtaagtaattcagtcaactgaaccccgggacttgcggcttccggctgggtagttgcagcgtcttatcagacgattctggctgagtactcatgtctacacgattcctttgggctcgactacgggatcgcgttatgatggggtttCCGAGAAGCTATTTTAAATTTTACCTAAAATACGAAATGCTGCTTTTAGATTTAGCCCTGGCTTAgctttttcaacaaaaataaaacaaagaaaaagaaaaagacaagagttagtagatgttccaaaaattcggatgcatgtcctatcgGGGGGCCcttttttgtgccaagggtaggcctagcatgatgcaacaccttcgaaatgggacccgtaatacaaacctgtttttgacaaCAATTCCAAATGAGTGCAAGAGAAAAATTGctttcattgataaacttgccaatatttacatcatgTCATGAAGACGATTCCGTACAAGATTGCCAAAACTTCTAAGCCTATTTAATACAGAGTCCCTGGTTTCTCTAGTATATGGAATTCTAACACGTTCAGCTTGGTCATATAATTCTCCGCATTTCCTTTTCAGCTCTTGACGCTTTTCTCGttcattttcatacaattgcttgTTTTGCTCCGCCATCCCTTTGTATGCTTCGACAGACTTACTTAATTGCAGAATTTCCTTATCCTTTGCCTCGATAACAGCTTTTAACCTTTCCACCTCCTTGGTTGATTCATCTTGTGTTTCTCGTGTAGCGGACCTTCTCACCCAATCTTCGTATTGCGGAGTGGTCAATCCCCTCTGCTTGAGCTCCGGGATGTATCTAAAGCTCTCGTCATCAGATAGCGTCACCCAGGCCGCAATAATCTGATCTTTCATATGGAGTGGGCTTGGGCACGTTTCTCCATTGAAAATGATGGTAAACTCACTCATATCAAATGCGGGCGGCACCTCTTGGGTACGTCCTAACTGTCTAAGAAACCTCTTTGGCGTGTATGCGGTGACTCCTTGGGTGCCCAGTAAGAGAACAAATTCGGATGCTTGGGTGCGGAGAACGGGTTTTATACAATTAGTCCAATCCAATACCCATCTAATATTTTGATCAGTCATATTCTTCAAGAAGTCCACAAACTCGGATGCATCACATGGTAGATTCTCTCTCTTAACCCTCTTATAATGTGTGGCCATCCAGTCGTACGCAGTCATTGGTAAACTCTCGGGAATAGACGGTCGTCTCATGAAGTGCTCCATACCCCATACATGTAAAATCCAATTTGAACCACAAAAGAACTTTCTCCCTCTCTGACAGGTAGTGCAGGCTACGAAGATATCTGCCAAAACGGTCGGTATAATAGAACACTGTTTGTCTTTCACTCCTACGAACAAGTCGTACAAGGTTTTAGTGAGCTTAAAGGctatctttttatcttttctaGGGAAAAAATAGGTTCCAGCCATAACCAAACTGTACACCCATACTCTCTTTCgttcccaaatttccttggaGGTGAACGAGAAATCTCCTAGGTGCCTCTCAAACCCATCCCTTAACGCAAATCGGTCAAATAAGAACTTtgcctctatattttggtcCGACCCTCGTATTGCTGACTCCTTTAACCCGGTGAAGCGACAAAATTCGGCCTTGTTAGACACTAATGGAAATATCACGGCAGTTCCTTGAATCGGCAAATTGAGAAATCCAGCGACCTCCTCAATTGTTATGGTCATTTCCCTCTTCCCTAGTCTAAAAGCGGAACAAGTGGGGTCCCATAGATGCACCAAAGCTTCCACCAAATAACCGTCGGACTTAATGTCCCTGAAATTCCCGATGTGCCCTAATCGAGTAGCTACTTGGTTAATCTCACTGGGTGAAAGCAACGTGGGCCATCTTTGTACCTCCAGTGGTACTACTAACATCTGTTGGACTCGGCGAGGACTTTCCATCTAGAAACAAAAATCGGTGTCAAATACCTTACCTACAGGTCCCACTTCTCTGgttaaacatgaatttaaacgtgcaaatcCCCAGACAGGGTTAAATACCCACGGGGATATAGGGTTGGCTCTGCCCTAATgtgggattccctaaatggcattcccttctagggtttatgcatgatgccattttatcaaagcgcgtaaatatgcagtacacaaatgaaacatgacctaaagggacccccttttgtatgccggggtgagcctaaaatgaaatgtattcatgttaCGCATGTGAAGCATtaaatttaaacgtgtcacatcaaacgGGGTAGGTTCCTAGAGAGtgccatgccaggactcttatttcctagggctaatgaatgcaatggagacaaaaaccaagaaaggttAGTTCAATCACATAAATACACAAAACACATTGTAGCGAaacaatacaaagagataaagcgATAAAAGAAAataggggttggatccctcctctcgtgaatcgtgtccctaatagggtaaggcagactctaccttaggtaaactatcatggatgcatgaggtattggctcactaatgcagctagactcgataggttttaggtcctcgagccttcagacttggaaaccaagggtcatcaatcccaaggttctttgtcggtggctcgagcgattccccagacattgctacgcacacgtcgtgttacggctacatgtctgagtgaatctataaaaaatcctcaatcttcgactaaaagctaaaggctattaacccaaagcttaaagcggaagattaagtgacccctggatcatgctacgcacacgtcgtgtcacggtcACATGTCCAAgcgggtcgcctaaaatcctaatagggtggagtggcgtgacaagccactaaaagaaaaataaatgaggggtataaaattaaagcgtatgcacgtatgctagtgctcgtttggaggggagggatcaagaaccaacgcgaggctctagggtatgtcccccacccaaatgcaatgcaaagtgcgagataaaacaagtacaacatacatccaaacaaccaatcatacatacgcaagtgagggaatagtttgatacgcgcgcgaggcaaaaggccctaaaatggaaaatgcaaccctaatatccaaatgctatacataaaaaaggtagaaaaaggaaaagaatagctaaatcaaatgcttggacccacttaggaagtccccagtggagtcgccaactgtcgcgccccactttttgagatgtgaaagtagtgtgcatgtgaacgtgtgtgaagatgaaaataaaaggccgtgggattgtgaaatgcgacggtttggccaaacaaacagttcaaaaagggttttttgaatggaaaatggagtcgccacttggtatagagttaggatgtaccaagtcacccaaaaagtgattttttggaaagaaaagtaaacaaactctttttaaagaacttttagatctacgtaaccaaagaaagggatcgggggtcacatttgataagggagaaggcaaaggcaaagcctaaggcactcccttaccctagccaaagctagttgcgtgacttagccccacttttcctaatgcttctacccaaaatatgttttgcatgttggatgtgactaatggatatgaaaaatgcaatcctagatctaaaatgtctcttatgaggctttttggtcccaatgacatgagttgtgatggccaataaggaaaactctcatagaggtcatgggtaatgcaaatgaagacccaaatatgaatgcaagtgtgaaaatgtgagaagaatgcaaaataaaataaaataaaatacaaatgtgagtgcaagtgtgcaaatgtaataaaagtgcatgtgtgcaaatgtaataaaaatgcatgtgtgcaaatgtaagaaaagtgcatgtgtgtcaattgagaaaatgaaggtgtatgtgtgcaagtggataaaatatggtataatggtagtaaatgcatctaagtacaattgggtgcaatttgtgaggtagaaaataaatgagtgatagggaaagaagagaaatgtgtgaacatggcatgtggagtgagaaaaatataagtagtgagaaaatgtagatgaaaaaatgatatggtaaaatggaggtgcatgaacctagaggaatgcatcaagtcgggtacgggaatgacttctatcttcatgattttaattttccctttgattagaaggaagaactagcgtgctaaggctattttgtagccacacccgctcgtttcccttacctaaaggggactctcaagcaaatgtaccctataactagcatgaagatgcaaaaacctaaaatgaaggggaaatgGTTGGAGGATCATGCCAAGTGCTAGAAAACTGAgtaaaaatgtatgaaatgtagtgaaacatgcaagtatgtactaacgagaggggacggcctattgggtctagcattggactagcccttttctaaaattctctcacaagcattggacttgcgagagctcgaggggaaagaccatgaccagcgttggactagccacggtgacgccaCACATTCATTATaaaccaaataaatcatgtaaaggctaataaagcaaataaacacataaatcacatattgcacataacacataggcatggtatctagatgcaagaccctaagaaagcaagtaacacgtagcacataagcaCGCAAATCAtactaatgaacctattacattggctaactaaaacaaattgggaagggggaaaaatgaataaaaatgctctccgagccctatctattacaagccaagaggtgtacacataccccataaataaataaaagaatgacttaataaaagcaaaagtaaatgaaataaatgaaatgaattaaggaaaatcaaggaaagcaaagtagacatgcaattctcacttagcacgttggatcacatagggtcaaacaaggtcaaaataagggatagagtgtacctctcttgaatcgatgccctaacgaagtgaaattactaatttaccctccaaaacaataaatgggttaaggtaccactttaattaataattaagtAACATGAAACAAAAAGTTAAATATAAAGATAAAAATTAAACACGAAATAAAAATTAATCACGACGGGAAAATACCTAATAAATCATGTACGTTAAAGAAATTAAGGCAAACAAAAACCTAAttggaataatcgaaaaattcTAAAACGAGGTACTAACATTGGTGACTCGAAGTGGAATTTGCCAAATCAAACGCTAAGTTTATAAGAGAGGAGATAGAACCTATTTATTTGAATTAAACGATAAAaatagccaaaattttgatcaacGGAAATCAACACTATAAATTCTAAGGAAAAACTATTAAACTTTCCCCAATTCATCCTAGATTCACTAAAAATCTGTCCATAATCACAATGAAGATACATCAAAGCAAGAAAAACATTTTTGAAGGACAAAATGGATCAACTTTTCCAAATTTTAGGCCATAACAAAATTGAGCAAGACTTAAAGggttaaaatgcaatttttctttgaaa contains:
- the LOC113759855 gene encoding uncharacterized protein LOC113759855, whose protein sequence is MGKDFSLKVVKVVQTCLRIHKLFYQTTAEPVVPEHTVQTKPELPVGFKTPKFNKYDGTGNPKTHLHLFANKLGRPVDDENLPLRLFPESLEGDALDWYSNLKPKEVKTWLDLSNAFIRQYEYNCELAPTRTTLEGTKRRPSEDHKTYAKRWRKIAAKVEPPMTEDEIIRTFIKAHDPPYFEEIFRMTGCTFAAIVNKLEEYDDFVRAGKIVNISALKSQVEALQGQGSSRPLDQLKAAGKIGMVPPPTYPYGMPAWYNPQAVCAYHSGAPGHSTVDCKALKHRIQDMIEAREIVIRKKEAQGTNINRNPLPEHANTIGVILDDAEYEEQVQKLAREAEVFGVTDQPFIMEVPFEEDKRPFILDLTLAESKALEPVVIEFPEQEPVLSLQRVPWNYNEPVIQIGEKSVAKEEVSVVTRSGRIASPFGATVPIQVNNPELPAKPTVTEKEALDFLKRLQRSEYIVVEKLSKSPAQISMLDLLFSSDMHRDALLEMLTKAQIPKDISVANFSHVVGSVLFTKQITFSDDELPAKGIGHNKALYIAVSCNGKILPKVLIDNGSALNICPWSTLEKLGLQDIKLRPSGTIVRGFDGARREPIGEVDLVIEMGPAQFQIACQVMHFPSVYNVLVGRPWIHKSGAVPSSLHQLLKFIVNDKLITIFAEEDCLVIADSGSKEDGSRSAIVTPHSTADIVSVSWITKEERALSKASVMMAKEMIRGGYEFDKGLGRDLQGILKPVKIVEKKDSFGLGFRPTARDIKEMKECKRAEKEGRPRALDIPPLHYTFPRPTEEMLEFLTVFQDVFAWSYDDMTGISTDVVVHKLPTDPTFPPVKQKSRKFKPDMSLKIKEQIEKQLKTNIIIVSHYPIWLSNPVPVPKKNGEVRVCVDYRDLNKASPKDDFPLPNIHILLDNTAGHEIESFCDCFAGYHQILMAEEDREKTAFITPWGTFCYRVMPFGLKNAGATYQRTMTTLFHDMIHREMEVYVDDIIIKSKRAENHLVDLKKLFERLRKYNLKLNPAKCAFGAPAGKLLGFIISKRGIEIDPAKIKAIRDMPVPKTQKDVKSFLGKINFIGRFIAQLTATCEPLFKLLRKNVPLYWSEECQQAFDKIKDYLLHPPVLVPPKPGRPLIMYLSVLEEAVGCVLGQHDDSGRKEQAIYYLSKKFTQYEANYSFIEKSCCTLAWAAQKLRHYLLSHTTYLISRSDPLKYLLEKPMLTGRLAKWQIILSEFDIVFTSQKAVKGQAIADHLAENPRDDDYQPLHTYFPDEKVLFVGATDDISEQSPEWRLFFDAKLQFACTNNMAEYEACIFCLKIALEMEIKELIAFSDSDLLVHQTLKQWITKDSKILPYHSSLLTLAKQFQNLEFRHLPRARNAFADALATLASMIQYPDELRIEPIQIQLQDKPAHCWVVDKSSDNIPWYNDIKEFLKTGSYPLYASTKDKSFLRRMASNFFLSGEVLYKRTSDLNLLRCIDEDEAQYMMKEVHSGVCGPHMNGHLLAKKIMRTVAPWPCSMWGMDVIGTIDPPASNGHRFILVAIEYFTKWVEAESFKHVTKKVVANFLRDHIICRFGVPETLITDNAKNLNNDMVDGLCEQFKIKHRNSAIYRPQMNGAVEAANKNLKKILMYGMEAVLPVEVEIPSLRILMEAKLEEANWIKQHYEQLTLIDEKRFSAICHGQCYQKRVAWAYNKKVHQRAFEEGDKVLKRILPMQDKAKGKFAPNWQGPFIVQKVLPGGALILAEMDGRAFPQPINSDMCKKFFI